Below is a window of Aerococcus viridans DNA.
ATTTTATACCCCATTTAGACGGAAAAATCTTTGTGGGTGCTAGTCATGAAGACGAACAAGGTTTTGATTTATCCACAGACCCAAGTCAATTAGGGGATATCTTTTCCACAATCTATCAACTAGTCCCTGAATTGGCTAACTATCCAGTCACTGACTATAAAATCGGTAGCCGGGCTTATACCTCTGACTATGCGCCCTTCTATGGACCATTACCTGACCGATCAAATGTTTATGTGGCATCCGGCTTGGGTTCATCCGGTTTAACAACCGGCCCTTTGATTGCTAGAGAGATCAGTCGGTTAATCAACAATGAAGAAACCGCCCTTGATCCTAGCGACTATGCCGTTGAAAATTATATCCAAAAGCGTGTCCAATAGTAGGAAAGTCTTTCAAACCATTTCAACTAAACAATACAATACACAGTCCTTGCTGTCTCAAATGAATCAGCAAGGGCTTTTTTGTATTCATTTTTATTTTTTTTGCACATTTAATTTCCATAACTTTTAACTTGTTTTTTCAGTCTTTTCAGTTCTGTGCTTTCCCTTACAAATATAACATGAATTGCGGAGATAATCTTACATTGATGAGAGAATCATGTGAGGTATTTTTCTGTTATGTTACCTTTTTGAAAATATTTTTAAATTATTTTACACGGCGCAAACCCGTGTGAAATAAGTAAAAGATTAGACTCACTCTCATCGTATTCTTAAAATAGTGGTTGACATTCAAATCCAAAATGACTAGGATACAGTTATCGAAACTGACTTGTAGCGTTTTCTACAAGATTCTAGTTTTGCATGTTTTATTAAAATTAAAGAAAGGGTGCGGTATATCTTGTCTATCGATTTTGATAACAGAGCGTTTGGACGTCAATTTGTTGATGTAGTAAAAGCTAACACGACCATCTCTCCTGATTATTATTCTACCTATGACTTGAAACACGGTCTACGGAATGACGATGGTACAGGGGTATTAGTTGGGGTGTCAGGGATTGCTTCAGTTTCAGGTTATAAAATGCTAGATAATAAAATAATGCCGACAGAAGGGGAGCTCCGTTATCGGGGAATTCGATTGACAGACTTAGTAGAGAATTATTTTAAAGAAGATAAGTTCGGCTATGAAGAAACCATCTACCTCTTGCTCTCTGGCAGTTTACCAACTAAAGGAGAAATGGCTGCTTTTGATGAGTTACTGGAGGAGAATCGAAAACTCCCCGATAGCTTCATTGAAAATTTCATTATTAATTCACCATCTGAAAACGTAATGAATAATATGCAGCGGGTATTGTTGGCACTTTATTCCTTTGATGATAAGGCGGAAGATCGTGATTTTGAAAATCAAATCTCTCAAGTCATTTCCATCATTGCGAAGATGCCACTCATACTTGCCTATTCCTACATAGGTAAAAAGTATTACTACGATGATGCGTCACTTATCTTGCATCACCTGGAGCCGAATATGTCGACAGCTGAAACAATTCTTCATCTCATTCGTCCAGACACGACATTTACAGATGAGGAAGCCAAGTTATTAGACCTATGTTTGATTATCCATGCCGAACATGGTGGCGGGAACAATTCAACCTTCGCTACTCACGTAGTGTCTTCAACTGGAACGGATACTTATTCAACCATTTCAACAGCCTTAAGTTCGCTTAAAGGGTCAAAACACGGTGGCGCCAATTCCATGGTAGAAGCCATGGTGCAAGATTTAAAAGCCACAACGGCTGATTGGACGGATAAGGACCAAGTTGAAAAATACTTACGTGACATCTTAAATAAGCAAGCCTTTGACCAGTCAGGTCTCATCTACGGTATGGGGCATGCAGTATATACAAAGTCAGACCCACGAGCTGTTTTGCTGAAAGATAAGGCGAAAGAAATGGCCATTGAAAAAGGCTATTGCGATGACTTCAACCTCCTAAGTAACATCGAAGCCATCACCAAAGAACTCATCAATGAAAAGCGCCCTGGCAGTGAAATTTGTGCCAACGTCGATTTATACACGGGCCTTGTTTATAGAATGCTTGGACTGAGTCCAGACCTCTATACCCCAATTTTTGCCGTCGCACGAACTGCCGGTTGGTGCGCCCATCGCTTGGAACAAATTCAAGACCCGAAAATTATCCGCCCAGCTTATGTCAACATTTCCGAAAACAAGGCCTACCTTGCCATGGAAGATAGGCAAAGCAAACACAGTCAACTAGCTATCAAGTAAGGATCAAATAACAACAGACACTCTGGTTTACGAAAGGGAAAGTGATTACTATGGGAAACAACACTGATTTAAACAACAAAGAAGCATTTGCTAAAATTAAACATAACAACCGTCAAGCAAAACCACGTACACGCGGGATTACAGAAATCCGTGGACCATACTATACGGTTATGGGTGAACGCTACTTACGCGATGTGTTAGAAACAATGGGTGAACATGTAGATATCTTGAAATTTGCTGGTGGTTCTTTCACCTTAATGCCTGAAGAAGAATTGATTAAAATTTTAGACTTGGCGCATGAATATGGTGTCAAAGTATCTACAGGTGGATTCATGGAATATGTTTTAACACAAGGAATCGAAGCGGTAGACTACTACATTAGCGAATGTAAACGTGTTGGTTTTGACATCATTGAAATCTCTACAGGATTTATTACCATGCCAACTGATGATATTGTCCGTTTAGTAGAACGCGTGCAAGATGCAGGTCTATTAGCCAAACCAGAAATCGGTGTGCAATTTGGTTCAGGTGGTACCAACACAATCGAACAAAATGAAGCAGCCGGTCTACTTGATCCAGCTCAAGCGATCGAAGTAGGTAAACGTTGTTTAGAAGCTGGGGCTTACATGTTGATGATCGAGTCTGAAGGAATCACTGAAAGTGTGGCTAGCTGGAGAACAGAAATTGCTACCCGTTTCGCTTCAGAATTAGGTACTGAAAAAGTCATGTTTGAAGCAGCTGATCCGGATGTATTCTCTTGGTACATTAAAAACTACGGTCCAGACGTGAACTTGTTCGTTGACCATAGTCAAATCGTACAATTAGAAGGTATTCGTCGCGGTATCTGGGGTAACAACGAATTATTCGGCCGTGTAATTACCTTAAACGACGGTAAAAACTAAGTAGTCATATAAACGTCAACTATAAGGGGTGTGCGTTTTTGACCATACCCTTCTTATATATCTATATAGAAAATAGACTGAATAACATATCGGAGGTCGAATAGATGTCAAATGATAAACAAACATTGGTTCAACAACTTGCAAGCTGGGTAGAAAGCCGTAGCTATGATGACTTATCAGATGAAGCCATTAAAGTATTAAAATTACGTCTCTTAGATAGTATCGGAGTCGGGATCGGCGCCTTAGAAGGCCAACCCGTGAAAGATATCCGCAAGATGACAGAAGATTTAGGTGGCGCCCCACTAGTAACCTTACTTGGTGGCGGTAAATCCAGTCCTGACTACGCAACCTTTTATAACGGGGCGGCTATCCGTTATTTAGACTACAACGATTCATACCTAGCGAAAAACGAAACCTGCCACCCATCTGACAATATTGCCCCAGTATTAGCCGCCACTGAATACGCTGGTGGTAGTGGGAAAGACTTCTTACTTGGCTTAGGCATCGCCTACCAAGTCCAAACCCGCTTATCTGACGTTGCCCCTGTACGAGACCATGGTTTTGACCATACCGTACAAGGGAGTTACGGTGCCGCTGCAGGTGCGGCCGCTGCCTTGAAATTAGACGCTGATAAGACCGCAAATGCGATTGCCATTGCAGGTACAGGCTACAATTCATTGCGGGTGACTAGAACCGGTGCCCTATCTCACTGGAAAGGGTTGGCTTATCCAAACACGGCCATGGGTGCTATGCATGCGACTTTACTCGCTAGCTACGGCATTACTGGACCTAAAGAAGTATTTGAAGGAAACAAAGGATTCATGGATTCGATTGCTGGTAAATTTGATATCGACTGGTCGAAAGAAGATTTAAACCGGGTAACCAAAACCATCACCAAACGCTACAATGCTGAAATTCATTCCCAATCTTCTATTGAAGGTTTGTTGGAATTGAAAGACGCAGAAAATATTGCCGCTGATGACATTAAGGAAATTCGCTTGTACACCTTTGATGTGGCCTTCAATATTATCGGTGGTGGCGAGGAAGGTGGCAAAAAGAACATCCAATTCAAAGAGGAAGCAGACCATTCACTACCTTACATGCTCGCTGTCGCCTACTTAGACGGACAAGTTATGCCTGACCAATACGAACCAGCCCGCATTACTAGTTCAGACGTTCAAGACCTCTTACAAAAAGTCCATGTTGAACCAGTTCAAGCATACAGCGACCGTTTCCCAGCAGAAATGGCTTGCCGTATTGAACTAGAAACCAAAGACGGCCAAGTATTTGAAATTGAGAAAAATGACTACCACGGCTTCAACACCCACCCTGCCGATTGGGACGTCTTAATGGAAAAATACAAGGGTCTTACAAGTAAAATCGATGCTGACCTAGCAGATAAGATTGCTGCTACCATCAAAGATATCGAAAACGTTGATATCTGCGTCTTAACTGACTTACTAGGACAAGTGAAAGTCAAATAAGTACATTATGCCAACTAAAAAAAGCCTAGCTGAGTATACTTACATACTCAGCTAGGCCTTTTACTTTATTCAAAATAGATGAAGGTAGATTAAAGGACGGCGCCTAAAATCGGGCTCACACCTTATAGTCGAGCTCGAGGATCTCGCATCCTAAAATCGGACTCGCTTTGGCAGTCAGGTGTTCACTTCAGGAATATTTGCAGCAAGTAAACTTGCTACGGCATATTCCTTCCAGTGCTACCTGCCTAAACGCCAAAGCTCACACCTTAATTATTATTTTGTTCTTTTAATAAGTCACGGATTTCTGTTAATAGTAATTCTTGGCTATCAACAAGTGCTACCTCGTCGTCTTCTTCAACACCATCTTTTTCGAATTGGCTCTTCAATGATGCTACAGCTTTCATGACGAAGAATAATACCAATGCGATAATTAAGAATGTGATCACTGCTTGGATGAAGTTACCTATAGTTAATACAGCTGAACCTAACTGAACTGTGATAGATGTAAAATCTGTTGACCCCAAAAATAATCCAACAAATGGCATAATAATATCATTTACTAATGAGTTCACGATAGTAGTAAAAGCAGTCGCCATTACAACCCCGATTGCCATATCTAAAACGTTACCTTTAGCGATAAAATCGCGGAATTCTTTTAACATTTTTGTTTCCTCCCCTAAATAAAATATGATTAATAATACATAACTTATTAAACCATATCTCTTATTTTTTGTAAAAAAATAGCCTAAAACCATACAAAAAAGTACAATTCCAAGCTAAATGTTTCAATATTGTATTAAAAATGTACGAAATTAATGACCCCCAAACCAATCATCAAGCAAGAAACCGCCAGATGTAGCTTTCGGTGCATGAAAATAATGGCCACAAACTCCCGCACCCAATTTAAAATCCGCTCCATCATCGTCGCCTGAGCACCCACACCAGACATCTGGTACAAGCCCTCCATATTCGCGTACAACTGACTGCGATATAAATGGTAAGATGACGTCACAAAGACCGCTTTCGTCGTTTTCAACTGCTTCACATTCGCCTGCATAATCCCTTTTGCATAAATAAAATTCTCATGGGTATTTCGCGCCTGGTCCTCAAGCAAAATCATCTCAGGTGGCACCCCATGGTCCACCAAATAATCGGCCATAATCCGCGCCTCACTCACCTGCGACTCCGCCCCAGTCGACGTCCCGCTCACGATAATCCGTGGTACCGATTGAAATTGGAACTGTTGCCGCTCGATATAATCCACTGCCATATCCAACCGACTCTCCAAAACACTCGAAGGCTTCCCGTCCTTAGACAACTGTTCCCCTAAAATGACCACAAAATCCTGTTGGCTCTCATCCTCCAACAAGGTCAATCGCAAGGTTACCACCAAATAATTGACGAAAGCGAGCACGAAATAGGCCATCGCAAACTGGAAGACCCTTACCACTTCCTGGTGAAAAAGGGTCGAGTAGAAGAAGCTGGCAACATATTGGAAGACAGTCCCGCCAATCAATACAGCAGCCAGTAGTAAACCTACCGTCAACTGCAATTTTGACTTTTCAATCCGATAGACTTTCAAAGCATAGGAAATCATCCCGATCCCAAAAATCATGGTAAATAAAGGCGCTAATAACCGGACATACCTGTCCAACCAATAAAAGACATGTTGGAAGAAGGGATGGTTGTTAAAAGTCGGATCATTTAAAATCGCGAAAAACAAAATAATAAAACCCGCTAAAAACAGGAAATTATCCACCAAATTCCTTGGTGCAATCACTAAAATGACGATGCCAACAAGAAAACATGTCAGCGCTATGAGATATGGAATCATAAAGCCTCCTAGATTTCGTGGTAAGCAGCGTACACGTCCCGCTTATTCACGCCCGTTTGCTTGGCCACTTGTTTAATGGCATCCTTTGTCGACAAGTCTTTTTGCCCCATCCACCAGTCCACCTGGTCTTTCAAGGACATCTCCTCTAAAGCATCCTGCAACATCGTTGCTTCAGTCACTGGCGCATCGTTACCCGCAATATAGAAGCAAATCTCACCTTTAATCGGTCCATTTTGGTCAAAATGCACAGCCAAATCATCCAGGCTGCCTCGGTTAAACTCTTCAAACTTCTTAGTTAACTCCCGTACCACTACCGCAGACCGGTCAGGACCGAAGGCATCTCGGCAATCCTCAAGAGTTTGCACCAAGCGGTAAGGCGATTCATAAAACATCATCGTGTAGGGAAAATTCACCAGGTCATCCAAGAAAGCCTTTTTCTCAGACTTCTTACGCGGCAAAAATCCAATAAAGGCAAACTGATTCGTATCCAAACCTGACGCCACCAGCCCCGTTAAGGCCGCATTAGCCCCCGGAAGCGGCACAACCCGAATACCTTCTGCAATGGCTGCTTGCGCCAACTCAAATCCCGGATCAGAAATTGCTGGCATACCAGCATCCGACACCTGCGCCAAATTCTGCCCGTCCTTCAGCATAGCTAAAATTTGTGGAATCCGCGCCTGACTATTGTGTTGGTGGTAAGACATCTGGCCTGTCGTCACTTCGAAATGATTCAACAATTTCTGCGTATTTCGCGTATCCTCCGCTAGAATTATCTCCACAGACTTCAACGTATTGACCGCACGAAAGGTCATATCCTCCAAATTCCCAATCGGCGTTGGCACCAAATACAAGGTCCCAAACCCTTCATTCTCCTGCTTTGTAAATGAATGTTGTACCTGAACCATGCCCTCACTCCTCATCTTTAACTGTTTTTTCTTTGTCCGGCAAAAAGGGTAAACCACTCTCCACGCTGTCAGCCACCCGGTCCACCC
It encodes the following:
- a CDS encoding citrate synthase, whose amino-acid sequence is MSIDFDNRAFGRQFVDVVKANTTISPDYYSTYDLKHGLRNDDGTGVLVGVSGIASVSGYKMLDNKIMPTEGELRYRGIRLTDLVENYFKEDKFGYEETIYLLLSGSLPTKGEMAAFDELLEENRKLPDSFIENFIINSPSENVMNNMQRVLLALYSFDDKAEDRDFENQISQVISIIAKMPLILAYSYIGKKYYYDDASLILHHLEPNMSTAETILHLIRPDTTFTDEEAKLLDLCLIIHAEHGGGNNSTFATHVVSSTGTDTYSTISTALSSLKGSKHGGANSMVEAMVQDLKATTADWTDKDQVEKYLRDILNKQAFDQSGLIYGMGHAVYTKSDPRAVLLKDKAKEMAIEKGYCDDFNLLSNIEAITKELINEKRPGSEICANVDLYTGLVYRMLGLSPDLYTPIFAVARTAGWCAHRLEQIQDPKIIRPAYVNISENKAYLAMEDRQSKHSQLAIK
- a CDS encoding phosphosulfolactate synthase produces the protein MGNNTDLNNKEAFAKIKHNNRQAKPRTRGITEIRGPYYTVMGERYLRDVLETMGEHVDILKFAGGSFTLMPEEELIKILDLAHEYGVKVSTGGFMEYVLTQGIEAVDYYISECKRVGFDIIEISTGFITMPTDDIVRLVERVQDAGLLAKPEIGVQFGSGGTNTIEQNEAAGLLDPAQAIEVGKRCLEAGAYMLMIESEGITESVASWRTEIATRFASELGTEKVMFEAADPDVFSWYIKNYGPDVNLFVDHSQIVQLEGIRRGIWGNNELFGRVITLNDGKN
- a CDS encoding MmgE/PrpD family protein, which translates into the protein MSNDKQTLVQQLASWVESRSYDDLSDEAIKVLKLRLLDSIGVGIGALEGQPVKDIRKMTEDLGGAPLVTLLGGGKSSPDYATFYNGAAIRYLDYNDSYLAKNETCHPSDNIAPVLAATEYAGGSGKDFLLGLGIAYQVQTRLSDVAPVRDHGFDHTVQGSYGAAAGAAAALKLDADKTANAIAIAGTGYNSLRVTRTGALSHWKGLAYPNTAMGAMHATLLASYGITGPKEVFEGNKGFMDSIAGKFDIDWSKEDLNRVTKTITKRYNAEIHSQSSIEGLLELKDAENIAADDIKEIRLYTFDVAFNIIGGGEEGGKKNIQFKEEADHSLPYMLAVAYLDGQVMPDQYEPARITSSDVQDLLQKVHVEPVQAYSDRFPAEMACRIELETKDGQVFEIEKNDYHGFNTHPADWDVLMEKYKGLTSKIDADLADKIAATIKDIENVDICVLTDLLGQVKVK
- the mscL gene encoding large conductance mechanosensitive channel protein MscL, whose amino-acid sequence is MLKEFRDFIAKGNVLDMAIGVVMATAFTTIVNSLVNDIIMPFVGLFLGSTDFTSITVQLGSAVLTIGNFIQAVITFLIIALVLFFVMKAVASLKSQFEKDGVEEDDEVALVDSQELLLTEIRDLLKEQNNN
- a CDS encoding YdcF family protein, with amino-acid sequence MFFAILNDPTFNNHPFFQHVFYWLDRYVRLLAPLFTMIFGIGMISYALKVYRIEKSKLQLTVGLLLAAVLIGGTVFQYVASFFYSTLFHQEVVRVFQFAMAYFVLAFVNYLVVTLRLTLLEDESQQDFVVILGEQLSKDGKPSSVLESRLDMAVDYIERQQFQFQSVPRIIVSGTSTGAESQVSEARIMADYLVDHGVPPEMILLEDQARNTHENFIYAKGIMQANVKQLKTTKAVFVTSSYHLYRSQLYANMEGLYQMSGVGAQATMMERILNWVREFVAIIFMHRKLHLAVSCLMIGLGVINFVHF
- the rsmI gene encoding 16S rRNA (cytidine(1402)-2'-O)-methyltransferase, which gives rise to MVQVQHSFTKQENEGFGTLYLVPTPIGNLEDMTFRAVNTLKSVEIILAEDTRNTQKLLNHFEVTTGQMSYHQHNSQARIPQILAMLKDGQNLAQVSDAGMPAISDPGFELAQAAIAEGIRVVPLPGANAALTGLVASGLDTNQFAFIGFLPRKKSEKKAFLDDLVNFPYTMMFYESPYRLVQTLEDCRDAFGPDRSAVVVRELTKKFEEFNRGSLDDLAVHFDQNGPIKGEICFYIAGNDAPVTEATMLQDALEEMSLKDQVDWWMGQKDLSTKDAIKQVAKQTGVNKRDVYAAYHEI